In one window of Leptospira bourretii DNA:
- the rho gene encoding transcription termination factor Rho, which yields MASRKQEEIQVNPPEEPTEYTNGIMDQEDGSEPPKQFKKKKNRYEGPIPPPLDLVELKKKNINELADLAKGLGVENTHGLKKQNLMFALLQAQTEKDGQVHAAGVMERLPDGYGFLRSPDYNYVPGPDDIYVSPSQIKLFGLRTGDTVTGLIRPPKEAERFFAMLRVESINGFPVEVAQKRNLFDNLTPLYPNERINMEFDPSHLDTRVIDLMCPIGKGQRALIVAPPRTGKTVLMQSIANAITRNHPEIFLIVLLIDERPEEVTDMARHVKGEVVSSTFDEPAQRHVQVAEMVIEKAKRLVEHGKDVVILLDSITRLARAYNQVVPTSGKILSGGVDSNALHKPKRFFGAARNIEEGGSLTIIATALIDTGSRMDEVIFEEFKGTGNMEIHLDRKLADKRIFPAIDINRSGTRKEELLLPQDTLTRVFILRKVLSPMSITESMELLIEKMRGAKTNDQFLASMNTN from the coding sequence ATGGCATCACGCAAACAAGAAGAAATCCAAGTTAACCCTCCTGAAGAACCAACTGAATATACTAACGGCATCATGGACCAAGAAGATGGTTCCGAACCTCCAAAACAGTTTAAGAAGAAAAAGAACCGATACGAAGGTCCAATTCCTCCTCCTCTCGATTTAGTCGAACTCAAGAAAAAAAATATCAACGAACTGGCTGATCTTGCCAAAGGTTTGGGTGTTGAAAACACTCATGGTTTAAAAAAACAAAACTTAATGTTTGCTCTTCTCCAAGCACAAACCGAAAAAGACGGACAAGTGCATGCAGCAGGGGTAATGGAAAGACTTCCTGATGGGTATGGTTTCCTTCGTTCACCTGACTACAATTATGTGCCAGGTCCAGATGATATTTATGTTTCTCCTTCCCAAATTAAATTGTTTGGTCTTCGCACGGGAGATACAGTCACAGGTCTGATTCGACCACCAAAAGAAGCGGAACGATTTTTTGCGATGTTACGTGTGGAATCCATCAATGGTTTCCCGGTGGAAGTGGCCCAAAAAAGAAATTTATTCGATAACCTAACACCTCTTTATCCCAACGAAAGAATCAACATGGAGTTTGATCCAAGTCATTTGGACACTCGTGTGATTGACCTTATGTGTCCGATTGGAAAAGGACAAAGAGCTCTTATCGTTGCCCCTCCAAGAACTGGTAAAACAGTTCTGATGCAATCCATTGCCAATGCCATCACTCGCAACCACCCTGAAATTTTTCTCATCGTCCTTCTCATCGATGAACGTCCAGAAGAAGTAACCGATATGGCTCGCCATGTAAAAGGGGAAGTGGTGAGTTCGACCTTTGATGAACCAGCACAACGCCACGTCCAAGTGGCAGAAATGGTCATCGAAAAAGCAAAACGGCTTGTGGAACATGGAAAAGATGTGGTCATCTTACTTGACTCCATCACAAGACTTGCCCGTGCTTACAACCAAGTGGTTCCTACTTCAGGGAAGATCCTTTCCGGTGGTGTGGATTCCAATGCCCTTCACAAACCAAAACGTTTTTTTGGAGCAGCAAGGAATATCGAAGAGGGTGGGTCACTCACCATCATCGCCACCGCCCTCATTGACACTGGTTCCCGAATGGACGAAGTGATTTTTGAGGAATTTAAGGGAACGGGAAATATGGAAATCCATTTGGACCGAAAACTCGCGGACAAACGAATTTTCCCTGCCATCGACATCAACCGTTCTGGCACAAGAAAAGAGGAACTCCTACTTCCGCAAGATACCCTCACTCGAGTCTTTATCCTTCGAAAAGTACTTTCTCCTATGAGTATCACCGAAAGTATGGAACTATTGATTGAAAAAATGCGTGGCGCAAAGACGAACGACCAATTCCTCGCCAGCATGAATACGAACTAA
- a CDS encoding DUF2203 domain-containing protein, whose translation MTKKIWTLQEAREVLPLVRDITREYYIKASVLADDIRNKLLPENVLEAKEEEISEIVKHWTNEILAMQIDVKGLWLVDFDHGSGFYCWTWGEEDVLYEHGYFEGFRSRKLIEENKEENDSDK comes from the coding sequence TTGACTAAAAAGATTTGGACATTACAGGAGGCAAGGGAAGTCCTTCCTCTCGTTCGTGACATCACAAGAGAATATTACATAAAAGCCAGTGTTCTTGCTGATGACATTCGGAATAAACTTTTGCCTGAAAATGTTTTAGAAGCCAAAGAAGAAGAAATTAGTGAAATTGTAAAACACTGGACAAATGAAATTTTGGCAATGCAGATCGATGTCAAAGGATTGTGGTTGGTAGACTTTGATCATGGCAGTGGGTTCTATTGTTGGACCTGGGGCGAAGAAGACGTGTTATACGAGCACGGTTATTTTGAAGGATTTAGATCGAGAAAACTCATAGAGGAAAATAAAGAAGAAAATGACTCAGATAAATGA
- a CDS encoding LA_1326/LA_4305 family lipoprotein: MKLFQIFSLIILSILLHSCASGVKSRNLLFRSNEFAIYTVNRDKINLKSESSVPKTLAHPLEISEDKILDLLGNIKFREESSYGDVNQYIFEEKEIKEFAMDLADGLQKLKSDQILLVISKYNPVKSVVSHYSRTGFYIWSSDTAIEILFGELQKEITYDEQGNYYDWSNIPDIPFEHFPTSTYVLQGQGFSFKKVSGFRNKHWLVFDKADLAKLKFEKRKKTTIPEVINSVDADLKPEKRISRDEEDGIINGD; encoded by the coding sequence ATGAAACTTTTCCAAATATTTTCCCTTATCATTTTATCAATCCTTTTGCACTCATGTGCCTCAGGTGTAAAGTCTCGTAACCTTCTATTCCGCAGTAATGAATTTGCAATTTATACAGTCAATCGAGACAAAATTAATTTAAAATCTGAATCTTCTGTTCCTAAAACCTTGGCTCATCCTTTAGAAATTTCTGAAGATAAAATTTTGGATTTACTGGGAAATATTAAATTCCGTGAAGAAAGTTCTTACGGAGATGTAAATCAGTACATCTTTGAAGAAAAAGAAATTAAAGAATTCGCCATGGATCTTGCAGATGGTTTACAAAAATTAAAATCAGACCAAATTCTACTCGTTATCTCTAAATACAATCCTGTGAAATCGGTGGTTTCTCATTATTCGCGAACTGGATTTTATATTTGGTCATCTGATACTGCCATTGAGATTTTATTTGGGGAACTTCAAAAAGAAATCACCTATGACGAACAAGGGAATTATTATGATTGGTCCAATATCCCTGATATTCCGTTTGAACACTTTCCAACATCGACATATGTATTACAAGGACAAGGTTTTTCTTTTAAAAAGGTCTCTGGATTTCGCAACAAACATTGGTTAGTTTTTGATAAGGCCGATTTGGCCAAATTAAAATTTGAAAAACGGAAAAAAACTACAATTCCGGAAGTAATCAACTCTGTGGATGCAGATCTTAAACCTGAAAAAAGAATTTCTCGTGATGAAGAAGATGGAATCATCAACGGAGATTAA
- the rpmE gene encoding 50S ribosomal protein L31, producing the protein MKTDIHPKYVSAKIKCACGTVIDTRSTAGDISVEICSNCHPFFTGKSKLVDTTGRVDKFKKKYKMK; encoded by the coding sequence ATGAAAACTGACATACATCCAAAATACGTTTCTGCAAAAATCAAATGCGCTTGTGGTACAGTGATCGATACAAGATCCACTGCCGGGGATATCAGTGTGGAAATTTGTTCCAACTGCCACCCTTTCTTTACCGGAAAATCCAAATTAGTGGATACAACTGGTCGAGTTGACAAGTTCAAGAAAAAATACAAAATGAAGTAA
- a CDS encoding STAS domain-containing protein gives MENSREFYQEFEKAIDSQNFGKLTMDFHSVKFLDSSGIGAVIKASSALHNRGVEIFVTNLNKNLNSVFRLSGLNHILSILTLDEYLSKFPEFQKTLEA, from the coding sequence ATGGAAAACTCACGCGAGTTTTACCAAGAATTTGAGAAGGCAATCGATAGTCAGAATTTTGGAAAACTGACTATGGATTTCCACTCAGTAAAGTTTTTGGATTCGAGTGGGATCGGTGCGGTGATCAAAGCATCATCAGCGCTGCACAACCGCGGAGTTGAAATCTTTGTCACCAATTTGAATAAAAACCTAAACTCCGTTTTTCGCCTTTCTGGGCTCAATCATATTCTTTCTATTTTAACTTTAGATGAATACCTTTCTAAATTTCCAGAGTTTCAAAAAACTCTAGAGGCATAA
- a CDS encoding UbiA-like polyprenyltransferase: protein MNFFKNLILYAKMVKFSHTLFALPFAGISFLLAYLESTLDTGDLLRIGALVLVCMVTARSAAMGFNRYVDSEIDEKNPRTQNREIPSGKISKLSALLFIGLSSFIFIFASFFVNKLAFLLSFPALFVLFLYSLTKRFTLFCHLVLGFAISLAPLGAWIAITETVNLVPILFSLGLLFHISAFDVLYAIQDMDFDAKENLHSIPSRLGETKSRAIAVILHSFSFVFFIYAGTSAGLGLMYFLILSVIGILVLYEHRISYQYKSKDLPIVFYQINSWISVVLFLAILFDKWNEFLLKISSGISF from the coding sequence ATGAACTTCTTTAAAAATCTAATTCTTTACGCTAAAATGGTCAAATTTTCCCACACACTCTTTGCTTTGCCCTTCGCTGGGATTAGTTTCCTCCTAGCTTATCTAGAATCCACTCTAGATACCGGTGATTTGCTTCGGATCGGAGCCCTTGTCCTTGTTTGTATGGTCACAGCCCGTAGCGCCGCGATGGGATTTAATCGCTATGTAGACTCGGAAATTGATGAAAAAAATCCCCGTACACAAAATAGAGAAATTCCTTCTGGAAAAATTTCCAAACTTTCGGCTCTTCTTTTCATTGGGCTTTCTTCTTTTATTTTTATCTTTGCTAGTTTCTTTGTGAACAAACTGGCATTTTTGCTCTCCTTTCCTGCACTGTTTGTTTTATTCCTTTATTCACTCACCAAACGATTCACTTTGTTTTGCCATTTGGTTTTAGGGTTTGCAATTTCACTTGCTCCTCTTGGGGCCTGGATTGCCATCACAGAAACCGTGAACTTGGTTCCAATTTTATTTTCTTTGGGATTACTCTTCCATATTTCCGCCTTTGATGTGTTATATGCCATTCAAGATATGGACTTTGACGCCAAAGAAAACCTTCATAGTATTCCTTCTCGTTTAGGGGAAACCAAATCAAGAGCCATCGCTGTTATTCTCCATAGTTTTTCTTTTGTATTTTTTATTTATGCAGGGACCAGTGCCGGACTTGGACTTATGTATTTCCTGATCCTTTCTGTGATTGGAATTTTAGTTTTGTATGAACATCGGATTTCTTATCAATACAAGTCCAAAGACTTACCCATTGTTTTTTACCAAATCAATTCTTGGATCAGCGTTGTTTTATTCCTTGCGATTTTATTTGATAAGTGGAATGAGTTTTTATTAAAAATTTCTTCGGGTATTAGTTTTTAA
- a CDS encoding LL-diaminopimelate aminotransferase: MTQINENYLKLKAGYLFPEIGRRVKAYSDANQSAKIIRLGIGDVTLPLAPTIVNAMVDAAKEMGSSAGFHGYGPEQGYSFLIQKIIAHDYTARGVQIAEDEVFVSDGSKCDCGNIQEIFSLDSKIAVVDPVYPVYVDTNVMAGRTGEVGSDGRYANIIYMPATEENNFEPDFPKEKPDIIYLCYPNNPTGMVATKARLTEWVNFAKKIGSIILYDSAYESFIQDPEIPKSIYEIPGAKEVAMEFRSFSKTAGFTGTRCAYLVIPKDLKGKTKAGEEISFNSLWNRRHTTKFNGVSYVTQKGAEAVFSAQGQVEIKEQISYYMQNAKLIREGLATAGYTVFGGTNAPYIWLKTPRGLKSWEFFDELLGKAQVVGTPGSGFGPAGEGYFRLSAFGKREDVISAIERIQKM; encoded by the coding sequence ATGACTCAGATAAATGAAAACTATTTAAAATTGAAAGCAGGATACCTTTTTCCTGAAATCGGAAGAAGAGTAAAAGCTTATTCAGATGCCAACCAAAGTGCAAAAATCATTCGCCTTGGAATTGGAGATGTGACTTTACCACTCGCACCAACGATTGTGAATGCGATGGTTGATGCTGCAAAAGAAATGGGAAGTTCTGCAGGTTTTCATGGTTATGGCCCAGAACAAGGATATTCCTTTCTCATCCAAAAAATCATCGCTCATGATTATACAGCACGTGGTGTTCAAATTGCAGAGGATGAAGTTTTTGTTTCTGATGGATCTAAATGTGACTGTGGAAATATCCAAGAGATTTTTTCTTTAGATAGTAAAATCGCGGTAGTGGATCCTGTGTATCCCGTATATGTGGATACAAACGTAATGGCAGGTCGGACTGGAGAAGTTGGGTCTGATGGTAGATATGCGAATATCATTTATATGCCAGCCACAGAAGAAAACAATTTTGAACCAGATTTTCCAAAAGAAAAACCAGACATCATTTATCTTTGTTATCCGAATAACCCAACGGGAATGGTGGCAACTAAGGCGCGTTTAACGGAATGGGTGAACTTTGCTAAAAAAATCGGAAGTATCATCCTTTATGATTCTGCTTACGAATCTTTCATCCAAGATCCAGAAATTCCAAAATCCATTTATGAAATTCCTGGTGCCAAAGAAGTCGCTATGGAATTTAGATCTTTTTCTAAAACTGCTGGATTTACAGGAACACGTTGTGCCTACCTTGTGATTCCAAAAGATCTAAAAGGTAAAACCAAAGCAGGGGAAGAAATTAGTTTTAATTCTCTTTGGAACCGCCGCCACACTACAAAGTTCAATGGAGTGTCTTACGTGACTCAAAAAGGCGCTGAGGCAGTTTTCTCCGCACAGGGCCAAGTAGAGATCAAAGAACAAATTTCCTATTATATGCAAAATGCAAAACTCATCCGAGAAGGTTTGGCGACGGCAGGATACACCGTATTCGGTGGAACCAATGCGCCTTACATTTGGCTAAAAACCCCACGCGGACTAAAATCCTGGGAATTTTTTGACGAACTTTTGGGAAAAGCGCAAGTGGTTGGAACTCCCGGGTCAGGATTTGGGCCAGCGGGAGAAGGATATTTTCGACTTTCTGCCTTCGGAAAGCGGGAAGACGTGATTTCTGCCATTGAACGAATCCAAAAAATGTAA
- a CDS encoding iron-sulfur cluster assembly scaffold protein, with protein MAVMDFARYKEINDQRMNYREMDDATVVSYYRNTGCGDGYRIYLKLDENQVVEDASYTTTGCGFGIVALAMATEYAKGKSLSDLKHLTPETLETLFEFPERRKNYPESAVAALKKAVEDYESGQGVPKENRITKSQTMELLHKQGHLKEAKLSSVMLEKEKLDGVDFSGADLHNAFLQNSSFVGANFQGANLKASFFNGADLRNANFRGADLRFAKLASAKIDGADFTDAIYDIGTRVDHSQMYIFDVMKKAGKDLYLKKEDGE; from the coding sequence ATGGCAGTAATGGACTTTGCTCGCTACAAAGAAATCAACGACCAAAGGATGAATTACCGTGAGATGGATGACGCGACTGTCGTCTCCTACTACCGCAACACAGGTTGCGGAGACGGATACCGCATTTATTTAAAGTTAGACGAAAACCAAGTTGTGGAAGACGCAAGTTACACCACAACAGGTTGTGGGTTTGGGATTGTTGCGCTTGCTATGGCAACTGAGTATGCCAAAGGAAAATCCCTTTCCGATTTAAAACACCTCACACCAGAAACTCTTGAAACTCTATTTGAGTTCCCTGAACGAAGGAAAAACTACCCTGAGTCCGCTGTTGCTGCTCTTAAAAAAGCAGTTGAAGATTATGAGTCAGGACAAGGTGTTCCCAAAGAAAACCGAATCACAAAATCGCAAACCATGGAACTCCTCCACAAACAAGGCCACCTAAAGGAAGCTAAGTTATCCAGTGTGATGTTAGAGAAAGAAAAGTTAGATGGTGTGGATTTTTCTGGTGCTGATCTTCACAATGCCTTTCTTCAAAATTCTAGTTTTGTGGGCGCCAACTTCCAAGGTGCCAATCTAAAGGCTTCTTTTTTTAACGGTGCCGATCTCAGGAATGCTAATTTCCGTGGTGCTGACTTACGTTTTGCAAAACTGGCTTCTGCCAAAATTGATGGTGCAGATTTTACCGATGCCATTTATGATATTGGAACTCGTGTGGATCACAGCCAAATGTACATCTTTGATGTCATGAAAAAAGCAGGTAAGGATCTCTATCTGAAAAAAGAGGATGGGGAATGA
- a CDS encoding acyl-CoA thioesterase — MVDTIQNKLQDMELVTQHLVQPDDLNYHNNLFGGKMLSWIDEGMAMYVMNKIRYTNIVTMSMDNVVFRSPARAGDIIQIYGKIVKYGKSSVTSRTLAITNNPQTGKMSAVIESDITYVCLGDNGKPTAYFRNFTPTT; from the coding sequence ATGGTCGATACGATTCAGAACAAACTCCAAGATATGGAACTGGTCACCCAACACCTGGTCCAACCAGACGATTTGAACTACCATAACAATCTATTTGGGGGAAAAATGCTCTCCTGGATCGATGAGGGAATGGCAATGTATGTGATGAATAAAATCCGTTATACCAATATTGTCACCATGAGTATGGACAATGTGGTGTTTCGATCCCCTGCTCGGGCCGGAGACATCATTCAAATTTACGGAAAAATTGTAAAATATGGAAAATCTTCGGTGACCTCTCGCACTTTGGCAATCACGAACAACCCACAAACGGGAAAAATGTCTGCCGTGATTGAAAGTGACATCACCTATGTTTGTTTAGGTGATAACGGAAAACCAACGGCTTACTTTCGGAACTTTACCCCAACCACTTAG
- a CDS encoding adhesin OmpL37 family surface protein has product MGKWKFILFFAMVVGHISHISAVSPEQTNLGILIFENKENLNFINVALSNLAPSQEEAQSSGQPGAETPAADPSKKNLDFDYFKLLKAANQSDFSGNMWYLQSNYVYGFRQLRQAQGELKNIFEIVLQKYIEDARALLEAAAPTIIRSNDNNAKALLRLGFRDLRSSEDLYTTGLNSSPHQYRYKLTLYKEGILTLRRAKRFAILAMIYSKTPDEDKPEYQYRSNEDLKDARNEEKQRNYEKVRDTIINFVENKRMERTVVPPGNPDAKPLDLLEQHDDNYGLITSKKLDLLMEANAQIKETEGARRESVPPTPKFDENGKAIYPEEKKK; this is encoded by the coding sequence ATGGGAAAATGGAAATTCATCCTCTTTTTTGCAATGGTTGTGGGTCATATCTCACATATCAGCGCAGTATCTCCAGAACAGACGAATCTGGGGATTTTAATCTTTGAAAACAAAGAAAACTTAAATTTTATCAATGTTGCTCTGAGTAATTTGGCTCCTTCCCAAGAAGAAGCACAAAGTTCAGGCCAACCAGGAGCTGAAACTCCCGCTGCGGATCCTTCCAAAAAGAATTTGGATTTTGATTATTTCAAACTCCTAAAAGCAGCCAACCAATCTGATTTTAGTGGAAACATGTGGTACCTGCAAAGTAACTATGTGTATGGATTTCGCCAACTTCGCCAAGCCCAAGGGGAGTTAAAAAATATTTTTGAAATCGTTCTTCAGAAATATATAGAAGATGCAAGAGCACTTCTAGAAGCTGCGGCTCCTACCATCATTCGTTCCAATGATAATAACGCCAAAGCATTGTTACGTCTTGGTTTTCGTGACCTTCGCTCTTCAGAAGACCTTTACACAACTGGTCTCAACTCAAGCCCACACCAATACCGATACAAACTCACTCTTTATAAAGAAGGGATTCTTACGCTCCGTCGTGCGAAACGTTTTGCTATCCTTGCGATGATTTATAGCAAAACACCGGATGAGGACAAACCAGAATACCAATACAGGTCCAACGAAGATTTAAAAGATGCTCGTAATGAAGAAAAACAACGTAACTACGAGAAGGTGAGAGATACCATCATCAACTTCGTAGAAAACAAACGTATGGAAAGAACTGTGGTTCCTCCTGGAAACCCAGATGCCAAACCTTTGGATCTTTTAGAACAACATGATGACAATTACGGACTCATCACTTCTAAAAAATTGGATCTACTTATGGAAGCCAATGCGCAAATCAAAGAGACGGAAGGGGCAAGACGTGAGTCAGTTCCTCCAACTCCAAAATTTGATGAAAACGGAAAAGCCATCTACCCAGAAGAAAAGAAAAAATAA
- a CDS encoding UbiX family flavin prenyltransferase yields the protein MKLVVGLAGASGSIYAARFLRALSEIEGETYITASPAALRIFSEEYETKVESAEAILSFVENKWKTKSKHKFHVRNFFDIGSDIASGSNTWDGMVVIPCSMKTVASMSAGLTENLIERAADVSLKERRRLIVVPRETPYNRIHLKNLLSLDEAGAIILPASPGFYQMPKTLDDLGDFIAGRILNLLGVNQTLFPKWLG from the coding sequence ATGAAACTTGTTGTGGGCCTTGCCGGTGCTAGCGGTAGTATATATGCTGCCCGGTTTCTTCGTGCTTTGTCTGAGATAGAAGGCGAAACCTACATCACAGCAAGTCCCGCAGCACTTCGCATTTTTTCCGAAGAGTATGAAACCAAAGTCGAGTCAGCAGAAGCGATTCTATCTTTTGTGGAAAACAAATGGAAAACAAAATCCAAACACAAGTTTCACGTTCGTAATTTTTTTGATATTGGATCTGATATTGCCAGTGGTTCAAACACTTGGGATGGGATGGTTGTGATTCCTTGTAGTATGAAAACTGTGGCATCGATGTCTGCAGGTCTCACAGAAAATTTAATTGAAAGGGCAGCCGATGTCAGTTTGAAAGAAAGAAGAAGACTGATAGTTGTGCCAAGAGAAACTCCTTACAACCGCATCCATCTTAAAAATCTTCTTAGTTTGGATGAGGCTGGTGCCATCATCCTTCCTGCTTCGCCTGGGTTTTACCAAATGCCAAAAACATTGGATGATTTAGGAGATTTTATTGCGGGAAGGATTTTGAATCTTCTTGGCGTCAACCAAACTCTATTTCCTAAGTGGTTGGGGTAA
- the pyrB gene encoding aspartate carbamoyltransferase: MYSYSHKNILDTLQFSKEDLDFLIEKTNRMSVLHESGEAFGILNGKLLASLFFEASTRTRMSFEAAMERLGGRLISTVGFQFSSISKGETLYDTMKMIEAYVDIAVIRHPVEGSSRIAAGAVNIPVINAGDGAGQHPTQALLDLYTIVSEKGKIEGLNIAFIGDLKYGRTIHSLINLLRHYPVHLYLISPEELKLPEKYKKNLEGFPMTWEETTDIKAFWDADVAYVTRIQEERFPDHREYEKLKDIYKVNKELVLASKKDTTILHPLPRVNELSTDVDDLPNAAYFRQAKYGVVVRMVLLCLSLGVNFD; encoded by the coding sequence ATGTACTCTTACTCCCACAAAAACATCTTAGACACCCTCCAATTTTCCAAAGAAGACCTAGATTTTTTAATCGAAAAAACAAACCGTATGAGTGTCCTCCACGAATCGGGGGAAGCGTTTGGAATTCTGAATGGAAAACTCCTTGCCTCCTTATTTTTTGAAGCAAGCACACGAACACGTATGTCCTTTGAAGCAGCGATGGAGAGGCTTGGGGGAAGGCTCATCTCAACAGTGGGATTCCAGTTCTCTTCAATCTCAAAGGGAGAAACTCTTTATGATACCATGAAGATGATTGAAGCCTATGTGGACATAGCTGTCATTCGCCATCCTGTAGAAGGGTCATCTCGGATTGCAGCAGGGGCGGTCAACATTCCTGTGATCAATGCAGGGGATGGAGCGGGCCAACACCCTACCCAAGCACTTCTTGATTTATACACAATCGTTTCTGAGAAAGGAAAAATCGAAGGACTAAACATTGCCTTTATCGGAGATCTAAAATATGGAAGGACCATCCATTCCCTAATCAATCTTTTAAGACATTATCCAGTTCACTTATATCTCATTAGTCCTGAAGAACTTAAACTTCCAGAAAAATACAAAAAGAACTTAGAAGGGTTTCCCATGACTTGGGAAGAGACCACTGACATCAAAGCGTTTTGGGATGCTGATGTTGCTTATGTGACAAGGATCCAAGAAGAAAGATTTCCAGATCACAGAGAATACGAAAAATTAAAAGATATTTATAAGGTGAACAAAGAACTAGTTCTTGCCTCGAAAAAAGACACTACCATCCTTCATCCACTCCCACGTGTGAATGAACTTTCTACAGATGTAGATGATTTACCAAATGCAGCTTACTTCCGTCAGGCGAAATATGGTGTGGTGGTTCGTATGGTTTTACTTTGTCTGAGTCTTGGAGTGAATTTTGACTAA
- a CDS encoding helix-turn-helix domain-containing protein has translation MKFESLYRHFLLTKATHLPVISEDGELLGLLSKDRVHRELSDLGREREDLDEIPLAILETELHENLLLYFKESTQIPVIGLDGEKKDNWDKPRFLAAFTRFDSTNARDPKLEEIESKLEKKKENADSVQWFMELILSHFPDGLLATDVNGSTIFYNETFENNILTKPLFRDSLQLAEKYLHNLNREVLATYLKDHDLTLGKDTDTSVLHTNISELRTNLRIITLKKEKKVVGFLYHFSPSNFANPSGTGNSEFPNMDEAFHSKLPLESVLEEMEAHYIHKSLKRNSNNISHAATELGVPRTTLQNRIRFLKLSERFQNEAKVKSVIPRKRSEKPEEKQKKVSENKKSVTKKKPKTTEKPQKSLQPKAKAKKQSPKPTQVGKKSKKRR, from the coding sequence GTGAAGTTTGAATCACTTTATCGTCATTTTTTGCTGACTAAGGCAACCCACCTTCCTGTGATTTCGGAAGACGGGGAACTTTTAGGTCTTCTTTCCAAAGATCGAGTTCACCGCGAGTTGTCTGATTTGGGAAGAGAGAGGGAAGACCTTGACGAAATTCCTTTGGCCATTCTCGAAACTGAACTTCACGAAAATCTTTTGCTCTATTTTAAAGAATCCACTCAGATCCCCGTTATTGGCCTGGATGGTGAAAAAAAAGACAATTGGGACAAACCGAGGTTTCTTGCTGCCTTCACTCGTTTTGATTCTACAAATGCCAGAGATCCCAAACTCGAAGAAATTGAATCCAAACTAGAAAAGAAAAAAGAAAATGCCGACTCTGTGCAGTGGTTTATGGAGTTAATTCTTTCCCATTTTCCCGATGGACTTCTTGCGACTGATGTCAACGGATCTACTATTTTTTATAACGAAACCTTTGAAAATAATATTCTCACCAAACCTTTGTTTCGTGATTCTCTGCAGTTGGCTGAAAAATACCTTCACAATCTCAATCGGGAGGTCCTTGCCACTTATCTAAAGGATCATGATTTGACTTTGGGGAAAGATACTGACACAAGTGTATTACATACGAACATCTCTGAACTTCGTACAAACCTTCGCATCATCACTTTAAAAAAAGAGAAAAAGGTAGTTGGTTTTTTATATCATTTTTCGCCATCAAACTTTGCCAATCCTTCTGGAACTGGGAATTCTGAATTCCCAAATATGGACGAAGCTTTCCATTCTAAACTTCCATTAGAATCAGTTTTGGAAGAAATGGAAGCGCATTACATCCATAAGTCGCTAAAAAGAAATTCCAATAATATTTCTCATGCCGCAACGGAACTGGGTGTTCCAAGGACTACCTTACAAAACAGAATTCGTTTTTTAAAACTTTCGGAACGGTTTCAGAATGAGGCCAAGGTTAAGTCCGTAATTCCGAGAAAACGTTCGGAAAAACCGGAAGAAAAACAAAAAAAAGTTTCTGAAAATAAGAAGTCAGTCACCAAAAAGAAGCCAAAAACCACTGAAAAACCGCAGAAATCTTTACAACCAAAGGCAAAAGCAAAGAAACAGAGTCCAAAACCAACGCAAGTGGGGAAAAAGTCGAAAAAAAGACGTTGA